gagctaagcaattaagagcccatggataaccatggatgcaaagggtgtttTTTAAACCTTccttttgtataaattaccccccgaactcaaaatctttaaaaggtctttttctgttcttttagcctttcttattggataaaataaaagtcggtggcgactcttgcttaaccgcgacatttctttaaaagtcagttcaccgtattacagaaggtgttaggcaccctcaaccctttcctattggctttgaatctaaggtataggtttatggctaaaattattaagttaatagctaaagaattgaaaaGGGTAGTAATAGAGATTTGAactaaattgagattttagggagggggactcgccttggttatccaagtgcctacgtatctccttatggagaatcagagtcaacgtagttcgggcacaggattgtacgccttagaattgaaatttgattgtatttgaagttgttttgaaattgttttgaaatgcgaagttcgaaggtattttgaattaccttatcgtagttgtgaacatcgcagggttgaaaggatgaaaatccgtagtatcgtggtttagtgtgttttaagatttgggcgtacaaccctggttttaatatgTCACTGtcagatgcgatgatcaatagatttgatcattatagctaacagattacggGACATTGCTGGTTATtcggatcgatagattgatcgtcgcgggcagcaaattgaatgtattttaaatttgatatttttatctctcgtctaatgcgactagtagatttagtcgggtcgaagggagaatttaaataaaggatcaattaaattattttattgctttattcagatatttgatcagtacgacatagagagtcgactaattcgaaagcgggatgaaatagatattcatccgccatttatctGTTAAAGGGGATTAGGATTGATGTTTTTTAttgttggatttgattaattaaattaatcgattgttaatcattgcgactaataggtttagtcggaacgagtaacaaattaaatcctaaaaaaactCCGGCCgaatggccaatgggattgggcgaaccctaatggaGAATTAACTTCtagggtttttatggtttttattaatTCATATCGATTAAAATACATTAACTCGGATAATCGGGATAAATCGAGAAAATATAATTCCTAAAAAACCTAaaataatcctaatcctaattatatttctaaactaattaaatagtttgattaaattagaatttgatttattaagttaatctaaataattaaacaataaaaatgtaaaattataACAAAAAGAACCTGGTTGGGATCTTGTGTGGCAGCTTGTTGAGGGAGCATGATGGAGGTGCAAATCCTTGGACGTTAGATCTGGATTATTGGAGATCTAAGGGTGATAATTGAAGGTGTATGGTGGGCTTTGTGTATGTTACGCGTGCTGGAATATGAAGGAATATATGGCCAAAATAATGATACAGACCcaaggatcgaacccaggtctatATAGTGACATCAAGATCTCCCTTACCAATCAGGCTGCACGTGTAAGTCAGTAGATACCTCAcccaaaataataatatatgaaaCAAAAATTCAtgtgggaaattcaaaaaataaacgTGGGACCCAGGAGACCATTGACTGGCCATTGATATCTGGAGAGAGAATCAGAAAAAAACACTCGACCAATCACGATGCGTCCCCTAGCCACGCGTGCGTTGACCCAGTCATCCCCTTCACCAGCGACGAcgccggtcatcttctccggcgaggaGAGCGTCGGGAACCTGCAAAAACGACCGGAACAAAAGCGAAACCAACCCAGATCGCCTAAAGCATACGCTGCGAATCCAATGGTAATGGTTTCAAGAACTGAAACGGCTTGTAACGTGGGAACCGAACCACCATGAGCTCGATGCCCTAGCAATGGCATATCCTGCTCTATGCGTTACAACCTCCATGTGATATGTGATGGCCCTAATCTGGTCTATAGGATATTAGAAACGCATTAGTAATATTAGTTTCATTCAAAACGCAATAATATTGGAGATATGGATTCGAGAGATAGTACACTAATGATGTTCACGTATGAAACGTTTCAGGAGCTTTTGGTCGTTTCTTGGAGCCTGGAGTTACTCCTTGAAACCTCTGGAGCACGATGAAGTCCTGGAAAGCTCTTGAAAAGGCCCCCAAGTGTCAACTCGAAAATCTAGTTTGTATGTGAACTTTTTGGAATGCAAACCCTAGTCCTCCATGTCCAATTTTCGCCCCCCTTCTTTTATGaatctttttttaatatatatggaTCCCCTAGGGTTAGGTTTTGTGTCCATAATATCTTGtattaatgaaaatattttattggaAAATCAACATGaaatctttccaaaattggcTTTTTCTTGCCCTTGAAGCTTGTACACGAAATTGACATGTTATATGGGCTATCTTGGACCTCAAGACAAGTGAAAGCGAAGCCCATATACAATTGTTCCTTGTTTccatattttacttaatttaatttgtatttaaatgggaataattccaaaataaataaaataaaatagcaagGGACGTGCTATTGAGTGTAGAGACCATATATGGGCTTATGAATGAGTTTAGAACAaaagaacttgggcccatttggaagaaaattgattttgacaagCATTTCTCTTCATGCACTTCTTCAAAATTGTTCAACTTCCGCAACTTGTATTttgctcaatttttatcatcttgagatgttgtaatacggtgaactgacttttataatcgaaaatgtcgcggtaagcaagagtcgccaccgacttttattttatccaaatatcggaaaggctaaaagaacaggaaaacaccctaaaaagatttgagttcggggggtaattatgcaaagggaaggtgtaaggcaccctttgcatccatggttttccatgggctcttaatttgctttgctcttttttgtttcagaaatgtagaagaagaagatgtggactttagctcgtaaatgagcgtagccacattgaagaattttgagaaagaatatttgaaagaaaaattTCAGAGCAGGGCAAAGCAATTTAAGGGCAATTTACCTTATAATTTTGAAGAGTCAGTTCTTtcagcctttcagggtgaaagggtctatccttggcataaggggcaggaagcctttcatttggaggttaaagggtcgtcgaaatatccttcgccataagactgacccatgccatagaggggcaggtagtctaaggggaggaccagaatagccttcattgtaggcaaccagaagatacctcagcctttttccgtaggcaacttccgagggtcgagatcatgttagtatatcgaaggcagcctcattagggaccatgatcttttatcgaggcaacatggctgaggtatcctcatatccgagggactggctattctgcaaaaaacacaaaaagcaacaggcaacaggcaacaggcaacaaggcaacagagggaTTACtataaaagcgtgcgtgtgtgcaacaatcatgtggttcaattcagatatttatcttataattaatgattctacgttcagttcatggtttatcactccctaggattactaaccacgcagcaaTATAAAGTAATAACAATagtatggggaaggggaaaatgaaaccagcggatcccttaatagggttttacataagtaataataataaaaacagaagagatttagggttaccaatgacgtagctttggcatttgacaaaccctgaaagaaagaaaaatggcaaacaaaagagggtgagtgcattatcggttcggggacaattagggttaaccctaataaaataaaggataaagaaattaataataaataaataaacaatacttagctttgcattgggatttgatctgacatggttgacagtcggaggaGGCTCAAAGTTACCCTGAAAGTAACAAGGCAAAGACAAAAAACAgagggagtgaatgtatgcacagttcgagAAAATataaagggcaaaccctaaaatcaaaaaggaaacaaaatagactttgaataaataaaatacttagctttgagtctTGATCGGGCGCATTGTCTGGAGGCACTCgaaaggtaaccctgaaaagccATACGAAAAATATAGTTTTTAGTGTAGGAGATGTTCGCTAAAAATCCTAATTACGTGTAAATCAAATAAGAGAACATaagagatttaattaattattggtctcgcgacctaattaattaaatcaggacgAAATAATTTAATCGAgaacaaaaacaatttttttgaattttttagaattttaatgaattaaatatgaaattttaaaggtttttaaataattaaatcaattttaatacttatttataattaaaatatataataaatgttttatgaaataaataagaaaatagttttttataaaaaacatataatttatatatatatataacaaaatttgattggctgaaaatatatatataaatgtaaataaaaggctgtataattataaataacaaaaaaattaaagaaaacttaACTTTGATTCAGTGTGGCGCAGGCGTGTGGATCATGGTGTGCACTCGCATCTGGAAGCGTTGGATGAGCCTGGGAGAAGATCTGATGGCTGCTGAGACGAAGGTGCACCGTACGCACAAGACTGAAACACGCTGGATCTGGCTGTTCTCCAAACGCGCGCGCCAGGCAGAATTTCAAACTGGGCCAATCAACGCGTGCCACGTCCTTGTCTTCTCCAACCAGCCGTCGTCTTAGACCCTGGTTTTTACCTACGGACGCCTGTCCGTCACCATAGCCGGCCAGCTTACGAATAACCCCAAACACACATAAAAATCTTTCGCGAGGCCATCTATGAGTTCGTCTAGGCCCCACGAACTCGAACACAACCTCAATTTTGCATAAAAATTCCTGCATACAAAAACCCTAAAACGAAACCTAACACCCAACAATGGTGTTTCACAATATATGCACGCAACTAAACAATTTACCAACCAGAAACGATCCACACATCATAATAAAcagatttatgcaattaaaacatgATTATGCCATGTGAATTAGAGCAATTGAACGAGTTTAGATTCCTACATACCGTGGCTTAATGGAggcaattctgggggtgttgcTTGCGTGCGACGATCTAAACAGTTCCAGGAACCTTCAGAGGGTGTATTGCAATACTTGGAATCCCTTGAATCGCTCTGTAACTCAGAATTTGAGATTGAATTTTTGTGCCTTTTTGAATTCGGGTTAGTAGTTCTTGAGGCAAAATTTTTTGTAACCCTAGGGGTCTGGAATGATCATGTATATATAGTGGAAtagtttaggttaacaaaataagaacaaatccttttgaatctttgattacttgtttgaaaaatttgattgaaaatatgattttgaaattttccaactatggccaatattgattcaatcttcTCCCAATTAcctatgcacgaaattatattgattttgaagtatatttgatgattaaaatgaatccaaatcatatcttttataaaataattgattttcttctaatttacatgcttttaattctttttaattggaataaaaaatcaaaataaatcaaattaatcatatATTTTCGTGGCAAAGATATTTTGGGCTCTTGGGTACTTGGGGATCAAAATTGAGTCAACACAacttgggcctatttgcaaaaaaAGTCaagttctttcacatttttccctccaaaatagtccaactttaggAAGGCCAatatctctcaatttttgaggtatggaggtgttctaggactttttagaaaccttagagagtcctataaccagtgtctttggtctcatatcaaaattcttttccattctcattttatgtccctttgaaaaaagtgtctttttgttgacttttgaaaagaacctataatgttttggtccatatctctcaaatgaagcatttttagacttggcatgtgagacacaattttgtagagaatcaaatttccttcaaaataagctttggatggaaaattttggatgttccatgtgagagttatgactggtcaaagttcagttgacttttcctatacaaaaccctaatttagaaactttttggtttgttgatttttgatatttccttgatgaaccatgatcaattattgatcaaatggtgaatgatacttcaatatgaggatcttgacaaaaaatcaggagttttgactttgttttggccacagttgacttttatgtTAACTTAgttgactgttgactttctgaacaactgAGATACCAATTCTTTGAAatgagccttgatacttgtcatagggataatgtgagatgtattgagccatatgagatgctttggagccattgattcagtgattttcctttgagtgaaccaaaccctagttcagagcctttgtgtaggagaatgtgtctatgagctttatgtactgatttgTATTGGAATGAggaaaaatgtatgggcaaattttggggtatgacagctgcccctgttcaattgtcttaaacctgaagatgtagagtggtttgtgtgccagtaggtatctgaaggtggaagctgattgaacactagaataccaagaaatttacctttgtcggggatgggcttgagGATGCCATCTAGTAAGTCATGTATTTATGTTTGGAGTGCTTGAGAACTAGTTGTTTGATCGTTGATCGTTACAGAActacttttagtttttgaaaagttGGCTGTtttaaggaatcgtctgagaTATCGACTTAAAACTGAatatagattgttaaggaaccgtccaaggtatcgacttaactctgaagatagatcgttaaggaaccgtccaaggtatcgacttaactctgaagataggtcgttaaggaaccgtccaaggtatcgacttaactctgaaggtagatcattaaggaaccgtccaaggtatcgacttaatttcTAAAGGTAGACCTTTAAGGAATCGTCAAAGGTAACGACTTAGGTCTGatggtagattgttaaggaaccgtccaaggtatcgacttaactctgaagatggatcattaaggaaccgtccaaggtatcgacttaactccaaaggtagatcattaaggaaccgtcaaaggtatcgacttagatttgAAGGTAGGTAATGTTTATTTTGATTGCAgtagtaacctgaaaaaggtaaagttagttttttatgccatgtcatgatgcatgtaatgtgtttatgtgacgggattctcaaaataaatgagaacctcgcattttatgtacgcacttgtcgcgatgctttatgtattatgcatgaacatgtatgcaattgtatgaatatgtttatgacatgtgatatgtgaatatgattcatgtagtcttgattgagaaaataaatctctgtatccttgaagatgttcagctggggatttatgatttttgcttggggatatCCAGTAACTCGATGTACCCTGACTGAGGATGAGAGATATTGATAAGccatgtttggagaagagcaaagtgttggagaaatgaCAATGTTAAAGATATAATCTCTGTTGGGGATCTTCATCTTTTGTTGGACGAGAGTGTTTGAAGATGTCTTCTTGacgattactctgtggggaataTGATCTTCTAGCTCTGTGGGGATTCCTTCAGATTGTAGACTTTGCAAGAAAGACTTCTGGGTTACTTTAGACATTGTCTCCTCGCCTTTCCTACCTAACGATCTAATAGATATTTTTACGAAAgcaaagataaatgataatcatgttcatatgcatatgctcACTCAAAGTTAACATTGGACGTTCGCGTATTcgaaaaagaagtgaaaaaaatTGAAGTAAAGAAAGCAACTTGTATTAAGAAAAGCCATGAATAGGCAGAATAaagaacatattgtgtgttttttgaaaaaggtacaaaataaaacaaaagaaagataGCTATGTAGAAACAATCCTATTgggtttcaattctgctattgttattatgtcttcgagcatctcatcccatgcttgttggagaaagatgattgaatcgATCTGAGCCCTTTGAACTTGATGTTGTAGATGTATCTGATTGATGAGAgatctgaacgagacatagtcgtacgcttaaatccttaacttttgcctaggccgccctttcgggttttcagcctaccaggatacccttttttgcccaagtcgccctttcgggttttcaacttgacgggtgtacatattttttatatttatcccTAAtctttgcccaaacccttttggtttgtcggggtgcccttatttttgcctaggtacgtcgacctagcgggtcttttttatgcgtagtattttttgactatgtcagcattcacgggatgcggaaagtcttcgccatccatggtagtgagtatcattgctcctccagaaaatattttcttgattacgaatggtccctcATATGTGGgtgtccacttgcccctaggatcaccttgtggtagaataatcctttttataaccaagtcaccagtctgataagcttgttgtttgactcttttgttaaatgccttgatcatacgcttctgatataattgtccatgacaaacagccgcgagcctcttttcgtcaatcaggtttatctgatctagtcgagtctggatccattcgtcttcgtctagctctgcctctttcatgatcctcaaagatggaatctgaaCTTCGATCGGTAAcacagcttccataccatagactagtgagaacggggttgccccagttgatgtacgtgcggaggtacggtaaccatgaagagcaaatggtaacatctcgtgccaatctttgtaagtcacagtcattttctgcacaatcttctttatattcttgttggcGGCCTCTACAGTGCCATTCATTTTcggtctataaggagaagagttgtggtgtttgatattgaattgtgtgcagagctcggtaatcatcttgttattcaaattggtaccattatcagtgataatccTTTCAGGGATTCCATATCGACAGATGAGATTgtgtttaatgaatcgagccaccacattcttggttacggaagcaaaggaagcagcttctacccatttggtgaagtaatcaatggccactaggatgaagcgatgtccattggagGCGGTAGGTTtaatttctccgatcatatcaatgccccacattgcaaaaggccaaggggcGGTCAGAACATTTAGAGGAACAGGAggcacgtgtactttgtcggcgtatatctggcatttgtgacatgttctagAATGTTGGTGACAGTCAGCTTCCATAGTGGACTAATAATATCTGGCCcttagaatctttttagccatagtatgtccactagaatgagttccaaaggtacCATCGTGCAGGTCTTCCATGATCTCTTCAGCTtctttcttgtttacacaacgaagcagggttgaatcatgattgtgtttgtataaggttccattgctcaagaagaatttggatgcgaacctacttaagaacttcttgtcattgatagatgccccttcagggtattcttgagtctcgaggtatctttttacttcgtgaAACCATGGCTTTTCTTCGACCTCATCAGTAACTATCTCGTAATAGTGTGCAGGTTCATCATGTCTTCTTATGGTAACTACAGGAGCCTCATtatcccatctgaccttgaacatggatgacatagtagccaATGCATCGGCTAATTggttctcttctcggggaatatgttcgaaAGTAATCTCTTCAAAATATGTAATTAACGACAACACCAATTCTttataaggcatgagattagaatgcttcgtgtcccattctcctttgacttGACTGATGACTAGGGCAGAGTCCCCATATACTTCTAGGAACTTGATCCTTAGGTCGATATCAGCTCGGAGTCCtaagatacacgcttcatactcggccatattgttggtacaatcgaaACATAACCTTGCGGTGAATGGAGTGTGTTCACCTTTAGGAGAGATAATCACtgcgccaataccattaccaagtgcatttgAAGCTCCATCGAAAATCATAGTCCATCAGGATccaggttcaggtccttcatccggaccaggCTCTTCACAGTCAGTAACAaacataacatcttcatctggaatTTCAAAACTCATGGATTGATAGTCGTCCACAGCTTGTTGTGCCAAATGATCTGCCACTacgcttcctttgattgctttttgagtcgtatattggatgtcatactcggttaatatcatttgccatcttgctattcgtccagagagagcaggcttttcgaacacgtatttgataggatccattctagatatcaataaagtggtatggttcaacatatactgtcttagtcggcgagcagcccatgccaaagcacagcaagttttctcgagcagtgagtatcttgtttcacagtcggtaaactttttgctaaggtagtatattgcatgctcttttcgaccagactcgtcatgatGCCCCAATACGCACCCCATTGAGTTTTctagcacagttaagtacatgattagaggtcttccttcaacggGTGGTATCATGATTGGAGGTTCTTGCAGGTATTCTTTTATtttgtcaaaagcttcttgacaTTGATCGTTCCACTTCGCCACTTGATCCTTTCTCAGTAATTTAAAAATTGGCTCGCAGGTAGCAgtcagatgggagataaatctggcaatgtagttcaaacgtcccaggaatcctctaacCTCTTTCTCGTTTCTTggagcaggcatctcttgtatagcttttacctttgcaggatcaacttcaatacctttactactaacaacaaaacccagcagcttaccagaccttacgccaaaggtgcatttgttcggattcagtctcagtctgtacttcttcaacctatcaaacaatttTTGCAGGTGAtctagatgttcttcttcagtgttggattttgcaatcatatcatcaacatagacctctatctctttgtggatcatatcatggaacaaagcTACCATCGCACGTTGGtatgttgccccagcattcttcaacccaaatggcatgaccttgtaacagaaggtgccccaaggcgtagtgaaagttgtcttttccatgtcttcgggagccatttttatctgattgtaacctgagaaaccatccatgaaggagaaaaccttgcattgcgcagtactatcaaccagaatatcaatatgtggtaatgggaaatcatctttcgggcttgctcgattcaaatctctatagtctacacacattctgacttttccatccttcttgggtacgggtactatattggcgatccatggaggataactcacaacttttaagaacccagcattgaattgtttttcgacctcttctttgattttctgagccatgtcaggtctacttcttcgtaacttctgtttaaccgggGGACTATTTTCTTTGATCGGCAAACGGTGGatcacaatatcagtatcgagtccaggcatatcttcgtaggaccaggcAAAGATCTCAACATTATCTCGTAACATCTTGATCAATCTTTGTTTAACAGTATCttctaattcagcccctatcttgatctctttcttttcttcattggTACCTATGTTCACCatctcaattggctcttcgtgcggctgtatagtcttttcttcttgctctaataATCTGGAAAGTTCTCTAGGCACCTCACAACCTTCCTCACCTTCGTCCTcagcttgatagatcggattttcaaagtcatatttagcaatagcagagtcgttatcaataggatccagagtggatgTGTATCTGCAGTGCagtatgtgggtgtgtgtaagaaaacatagctataaaagtaaagcaagaaaaataaaaacgaacacacaattttgaatacgaaacgtccaatgctttattgaatgaaaatatgcttatgaaatgacaagccctaacaatggaccatTG
This DNA window, taken from Vicia villosa cultivar HV-30 ecotype Madison, WI unplaced genomic scaffold, Vvil1.0 ctg.002905F_1_1, whole genome shotgun sequence, encodes the following:
- the LOC131640036 gene encoding uncharacterized protein LOC131640036, which codes for MIFDGASNALGNGIGAVIISPKGEHTPFTARLCFDCTNNMAEYEACILGLRADIDLRIKFLEVYGDSALVISQVKGEWDTKHSNLMPYKELVLSLITYFEEITFEHIPREENQLADALATMSSMFKVRWDNEAPVVTIRRHDEPAHYYEIVTDEVEEKPWFHEVPDALLAGEDDRRRRW